In Thermocrinis minervae, a single genomic region encodes these proteins:
- a CDS encoding rhomboid family intramembrane serine protease, with protein MLPIKDLNPSRSFPLVNLTLIVVCSLVWLYEFSLDEVEFVKFIGEYGLTLSNLFERPYTIITHMFLHGGWLHIIGNMWFLYVFGDNVEDRLGKLRYLLLYLLSGLGAALLQILVSLLVGAEDVPMVGASGAISGVLGAYMWLFPHARVLALVPIFFFLTLVEIPAVYFIGFWILIQIVNGLVSLPFAGMGGVAWFAHIGGFFVGYHVVKRLKPRNIYYI; from the coding sequence ATGCTCCCCATAAAGGACTTAAACCCAAGCAGAAGCTTTCCTTTAGTAAACCTGACCCTGATAGTTGTATGTTCCTTGGTTTGGCTCTACGAGTTTTCCTTGGACGAGGTAGAGTTTGTAAAGTTCATAGGTGAGTACGGTCTTACCCTCTCCAACCTTTTTGAAAGACCTTACACCATCATAACCCACATGTTTTTACACGGAGGATGGCTTCACATAATAGGTAACATGTGGTTCTTGTACGTCTTTGGTGACAACGTGGAAGACAGACTTGGTAAGCTTAGATACCTTTTACTTTACCTACTGTCTGGATTAGGTGCAGCCCTGTTACAGATATTGGTGAGCCTTCTGGTAGGAGCAGAGGATGTACCCATGGTGGGTGCAAGCGGTGCCATAAGTGGTGTGCTGGGAGCATACATGTGGCTCTTTCCACACGCTCGGGTGCTCGCCCTCGTGCCCATATTTTTCTTCTTAACCCTTGTTGAAATACCTGCGGTTTACTTTATAGGCTTTTGGATACTTATACAGATAGTAAACGGGCTTGTTAGCCTTCCCTTCGCCGGTATGGGTGGTGTAGCTTGGTTTGCACATATTGGTGGTTTTTTTGTGGGGTATCACGTAGTTAAAAGGCTAAAACCTAGGAATATATACTATATATAG
- the secF gene encoding protein translocase subunit SecF, with protein MKFRFYSYAVSLTLLIISLVFLQVRGLNLGIDFTGGTILEVAYKAKVSTEQVRQALQKEGLNPHIQNTASGSFLIRLKLGEDPQRALTSLKSLGDYSLIRQDTIGSVISSELRSKAIWSVLVALGGITVYLTYRYKLLWAFAGLVALFHDVIIVLGAYAITQREVNLDVIASLLVVAGYSVTDTVVIYDRMRENLRIRKSLPLRDLINISVNQNLARTLMTSMTVFVVALAMFLFGGSALSNVMFAFVVGVVVGTLSSIFVASSLILDITRFKFFRGR; from the coding sequence ATGAAGTTTAGGTTTTACTCCTACGCTGTATCCCTTACCCTTCTTATCATCAGCCTTGTTTTCTTGCAGGTAAGAGGACTAAACTTAGGTATAGACTTTACAGGTGGTACCATCTTGGAAGTAGCTTACAAAGCAAAGGTAAGCACAGAACAGGTCAGGCAAGCACTACAGAAAGAAGGCTTAAACCCACACATACAGAATACAGCTTCAGGAAGCTTCCTCATAAGGTTAAAGCTTGGTGAAGATCCTCAAAGAGCGCTCACGTCCTTGAAGAGCCTTGGAGACTACTCACTCATAAGGCAGGACACTATAGGTTCTGTGATAAGCTCTGAGTTGAGAAGCAAAGCCATCTGGTCTGTTCTTGTAGCCCTCGGTGGTATAACTGTGTACCTGACCTACAGATACAAACTCCTGTGGGCCTTTGCTGGACTTGTAGCACTCTTTCATGACGTGATCATAGTCCTTGGCGCTTATGCCATCACTCAGAGGGAAGTTAACCTAGACGTGATAGCATCCTTGCTTGTGGTTGCTGGTTACTCGGTTACAGACACTGTAGTTATCTACGACAGGATGAGAGAAAACCTACGTATACGTAAAAGCTTGCCCTTAAGGGACCTGATAAACATCTCGGTGAATCAGAATCTAGCTAGGACGTTGATGACATCTATGACGGTTTTTGTGGTAGCCCTTGCCATGTTCTTGTTTGGTGGATCTGCACTCTCCAACGTGATGTTTGCCTTCGTCGTGGGTGTGGTGGTGGGTACGCTCTCTTCCATATTCGTAGCTAGCTCCTTGATACTTGACATAACTAGATTTAAATTTTTCAGGGGGAGGTAA
- a CDS encoding TIGR00730 family Rossman fold protein, translating into MGIEDELKIIGELRIKQGDTWRVLKIMSEFVQGFDELSKVGPAVTFFGSSRFDQSNYLYKQAYRAAYLLGSVGFHIVTGGGPGIMEAANRGAHDAGTLSVGLNIEIPREQKPNPYQNLSLKFDYFFVRKVMLLKYSMAYVIFPGGFGTLDELFEALTLMQTGKIPRFPLILFDSSYWEPLIDFMRSNMIGYKTIDEDDINLLTLVNTPEEVLDLVINEARIRFKQYEKEDPANPIIEKLKAILEKVKV; encoded by the coding sequence ATGGGTATAGAAGACGAGCTGAAGATAATAGGCGAGCTTAGGATAAAGCAGGGCGATACTTGGAGAGTGCTCAAGATAATGAGTGAGTTTGTCCAGGGCTTTGATGAACTCTCCAAGGTGGGTCCTGCTGTGACCTTCTTCGGAAGCTCACGCTTTGACCAAAGCAATTACCTTTATAAGCAAGCCTACAGAGCTGCTTATCTTCTTGGATCTGTTGGATTTCACATAGTTACAGGCGGTGGACCTGGTATAATGGAAGCTGCAAACAGGGGTGCCCACGATGCTGGAACTTTGTCCGTAGGCCTGAACATAGAAATTCCAAGGGAGCAGAAGCCAAACCCATATCAGAACCTTTCCCTTAAGTTTGACTACTTCTTTGTGAGAAAGGTGATGCTTCTAAAGTATTCCATGGCATATGTAATATTCCCAGGTGGTTTTGGTACCCTTGACGAACTTTTTGAAGCCCTCACGCTTATGCAAACAGGTAAGATACCCCGATTTCCTCTCATACTCTTTGACAGTAGCTACTGGGAACCGCTGATTGACTTCATGAGGAGTAACATGATAGGGTACAAAACCATAGATGAGGATGACATCAATCTTCTTACCCTGGTAAACACTCCCGAAGAAGTGCTTGACCTTGTAATAAATGAAGCCAGGATAAGATTTAAGCAGTACGAAAAGGAAGACCCAGCAAACCCTATCATTGAGAAGCTGAAGGCCATCCTTGAGAAAGTTAAGGTCTAA
- the mnmA gene encoding tRNA 2-thiouridine(34) synthase MnmA, which yields MRIAVGMSGGVDSSTVAALLKEKGYEVIGITLRFHKCEADGLNVCCSPKDVQDAAEVSRRLGIPHLTIDWEELFRERVIKPFIEGYLSGLTPNPCAICNREVKTGFLARYLKVVADVDRLATGHYAKKVSYKGHTLVARGKDLRRDQSYFLALVRMEDLELLEFPLGDYTKEEVRQMAQRYNLPVAQKRDSQEVCFLMGKSPGEFIEEHVGPKEGEFVYKGKLVGKHRGIFHFTVGQRKGLGVALGKPVYVVGIDPNTNTVILGDEEDLYSKALLLKDINFHLPLELWSEPVAQVRYKNKPVKVQDIKRTEEGYVVVFEEPVRGVTPGQVCAFYEGDVLLGGGVIARAL from the coding sequence GTGAGGATAGCTGTAGGTATGAGCGGTGGAGTAGACAGCTCCACCGTAGCGGCACTTCTTAAGGAGAAGGGGTATGAAGTTATAGGTATAACCCTGCGTTTTCATAAGTGTGAGGCTGATGGTCTAAACGTGTGTTGCTCTCCTAAAGACGTACAGGACGCCGCCGAGGTATCGAGGAGGTTGGGTATACCGCACTTAACCATAGACTGGGAAGAACTCTTTAGAGAAAGAGTTATCAAACCTTTCATAGAGGGCTACCTCTCTGGGCTTACACCTAATCCTTGTGCTATATGCAACAGGGAGGTAAAGACGGGCTTTTTGGCCAGGTACCTTAAGGTGGTGGCAGACGTTGACAGGCTTGCCACGGGACACTATGCCAAGAAGGTTAGCTACAAAGGACACACTCTAGTAGCCAGAGGCAAAGACCTAAGGAGGGATCAGTCTTACTTCCTTGCCTTGGTAAGGATGGAAGACTTGGAGCTTTTGGAGTTTCCATTGGGTGACTACACCAAAGAAGAGGTAAGGCAGATGGCTCAAAGGTACAACCTCCCTGTAGCTCAGAAGAGAGACTCGCAAGAGGTGTGCTTTCTGATGGGTAAATCTCCTGGTGAGTTCATAGAGGAGCATGTGGGGCCAAAGGAAGGAGAGTTTGTATACAAGGGGAAGCTTGTGGGAAAGCACAGAGGAATATTTCACTTTACTGTGGGTCAGAGGAAGGGCTTGGGTGTAGCTTTGGGTAAACCCGTTTACGTGGTGGGCATAGATCCGAACACGAACACGGTAATTCTAGGAGATGAAGAAGACCTATACTCTAAAGCCCTTCTGCTGAAGGATATAAACTTTCATCTTCCTTTGGAGCTGTGGTCTGAACCTGTAGCCCAAGTGAGGTACAAGAACAAACCCGTAAAGGTTCAAGACATCAAAAGGACGGAGGAAGGTTATGTGGTAGTGTTTGAAGAGCCTGTAAGGGGTGTGACTCCAGGTCAGGTGTGCGCCTTCTACGAAGGGGATGTACTCCTAGGTGGGGGTGTTATAGCTAGAGCTCTATAA
- a CDS encoding YggS family pyridoxal phosphate-dependent enzyme — MCQTLLEVRERIEKACVRAGRDPSEVTLLGASKGVPPEKIKTFFECGLRIFGENRVQEFLKKYEELKELPIEWHFIGYLQSNKVKYIVDKVTLIHSVDRPSLVEEIEKRAQRLGKVQKVLVEVNVGEEETKGGVKEQELKPLVELILSQEHLKLEGLMCIPPYRENPEEVRPYFVKLRSLKDQLEKEFGIKLEHLSMGMSHDFEVAIEEGATIVRIGTALFGGRS; from the coding sequence ATGTGTCAGACTCTGCTTGAGGTAAGGGAGAGAATAGAGAAGGCGTGTGTAAGAGCAGGCAGGGATCCCTCGGAGGTTACCCTTCTGGGTGCCTCTAAGGGAGTCCCACCTGAAAAGATAAAGACTTTCTTTGAATGTGGTCTTAGGATTTTTGGTGAGAACAGAGTTCAGGAGTTCCTAAAAAAGTACGAGGAACTCAAGGAACTGCCCATAGAGTGGCACTTCATCGGCTACCTTCAATCCAACAAAGTAAAGTACATCGTAGACAAGGTTACTTTGATCCATTCAGTAGACAGGCCTTCTTTAGTGGAGGAAATAGAAAAAAGGGCCCAAAGGTTAGGTAAAGTACAGAAGGTGCTTGTAGAGGTAAACGTAGGAGAAGAAGAGACCAAGGGTGGAGTTAAAGAACAAGAACTAAAACCCTTAGTGGAGCTTATACTATCTCAAGAACATCTAAAGCTTGAGGGTCTTATGTGCATACCACCCTACAGGGAAAACCCAGAAGAAGTAAGACCTTACTTTGTAAAGCTTAGAAGCTTAAAGGATCAGTTGGAAAAGGAGTTTGGCATAAAGCTTGAGCACCTGTCCATGGGGATGTCTCATGACTTTGAGGTAGCCATAGAGGAAGGAGCTACAATAGTACGTATAGGGACAGCCCTCTTTGGTGGAAGGAGCTAA
- a CDS encoding outer membrane beta-barrel protein: protein MATLSKLMKFISIPGSVTALLSTSYALELKGDTFGTLNLSGAITGYMVYTDNKSDNKRIRYDVGSALISLSKTPEPIGFTIVGGAYSFPVVGAPLSKASDYTSLYSAIPIAYLEISPSKRFSLQVGKLPTLIGYESPFTYQNNYIQRGLIWNMQPVIHNGLRFVYTADVFTLKAGVNDGFYTLSTSNPKPAFEGSIALTPIKDLSLSFNLLIPDTSSRPNNREYNAVISYSVGKLSFGMDFVYVESPHTPSKAEAEGGCLHLSYAFNDKLKLSSRLEYVKDKSGDGVDLVGLGDGNKGYTFTISPSYTKGNLFGRVELSYVKADKPFTQNLKDHQTRMAMEVGFLF from the coding sequence ATGGCAACGCTCAGCAAATTGATGAAGTTTATTTCCATCCCTGGATCTGTGACTGCTTTACTGAGTACTTCTTATGCCCTGGAGCTAAAAGGTGACACCTTTGGAACTCTAAACTTGAGCGGTGCGATAACAGGTTATATGGTATACACGGATAACAAAAGTGACAACAAAAGGATAAGGTACGACGTTGGTTCTGCTCTCATAAGCCTTTCAAAGACTCCAGAGCCCATAGGCTTTACCATAGTAGGTGGTGCATACTCTTTTCCCGTAGTAGGTGCTCCTCTCTCAAAAGCTTCTGACTATACTAGCCTATACAGCGCTATCCCTATAGCCTACTTGGAGATATCACCCTCTAAGAGGTTTAGCCTACAGGTTGGTAAGCTTCCAACCCTTATTGGCTACGAATCCCCATTCACCTATCAGAACAACTACATACAGAGAGGACTTATATGGAACATGCAGCCTGTAATACACAACGGTCTTAGGTTTGTGTACACCGCTGACGTGTTTACCCTAAAAGCTGGTGTAAACGATGGCTTCTATACTCTTAGTACTAGCAACCCAAAACCTGCCTTTGAAGGTAGCATAGCTTTAACTCCCATAAAGGACCTTTCCCTTTCTTTTAACCTCCTTATACCGGACACAAGCTCAAGACCTAACAACAGAGAGTACAACGCGGTAATTTCTTACAGCGTCGGTAAGCTGTCTTTTGGAATGGACTTTGTTTACGTGGAGTCTCCTCATACACCATCAAAAGCTGAGGCAGAGGGTGGCTGTTTGCATCTTTCGTACGCTTTTAACGATAAGCTTAAACTCTCTAGCAGACTTGAATACGTGAAGGATAAATCAGGCGATGGAGTTGATCTTGTGGGTCTAGGAGATGGAAACAAAGGCTACACTTTTACCATAAGCCCCTCTTATACAAAGGGCAACCTCTTCGGAAGAGTGGAACTCTCCTACGTAAAGGCAGACAAGCCCTTTACCCAGAACCTAAAGGATCATCAAACTAGGATGGCTATGGAAGTGGGTTTTCTGTTTTGA
- a CDS encoding aspartate carbamoyltransferase catalytic subunit: protein MKHLISVKDLTKEDVESFYKLFLDFKKGRREFLEGHVALLFLEASTRTRFSFELACRELGLNTYYAGRGETSIEKGESFYHTLKVLESMGYRAVIFRVPFVLFPYDPYLSLSISLINAGDGTHQHPTQGLVDLFTLLEVFGKVEGLNILYVGDVKHSRVFRSGAYLFNMFGARVAVCGPSVLIPEDLSPFEAQYIPDVDEGIEWAHVVIWLRLQEERFLQSYVPSKESYFLQYGLTKERYKKLKSFFMHPGPANLGVDVDPELIHAEKSLYLKQASNGPFVRMAVLYKLLSS, encoded by the coding sequence ATGAAGCATCTCATAAGTGTAAAAGATCTTACAAAGGAGGATGTGGAATCCTTCTATAAGCTCTTTTTGGATTTTAAGAAGGGAAGAAGAGAGTTTTTAGAGGGGCATGTGGCGCTTCTTTTCCTTGAGGCTTCTACGCGGACACGTTTTTCTTTTGAGCTTGCCTGTAGAGAGCTTGGCTTAAACACTTACTATGCTGGTAGGGGAGAGACCTCCATAGAGAAAGGAGAGAGCTTTTACCATACTTTGAAGGTACTAGAGAGTATGGGTTACAGGGCAGTGATTTTTAGAGTACCCTTCGTCCTTTTTCCTTATGATCCTTACCTTTCTTTGAGCATTTCCCTTATAAACGCAGGTGATGGAACTCATCAGCATCCTACTCAAGGTCTTGTGGACTTATTCACACTGCTTGAAGTATTTGGTAAGGTAGAAGGTTTAAACATCCTTTACGTAGGTGATGTAAAGCATAGCAGGGTTTTTAGGTCTGGCGCTTATCTTTTTAACATGTTTGGAGCTCGTGTAGCTGTCTGCGGTCCCAGTGTTCTAATTCCAGAGGATCTTTCTCCTTTTGAGGCACAGTACATACCTGATGTGGATGAAGGTATAGAGTGGGCCCATGTGGTCATATGGCTAAGACTTCAGGAGGAAAGGTTCCTTCAGAGCTATGTTCCTTCTAAGGAGAGTTATTTTTTGCAGTATGGGCTTACAAAGGAGAGGTACAAGAAGCTTAAGAGCTTTTTCATGCATCCTGGACCTGCAAACCTAGGCGTGGACGTAGATCCTGAACTCATACACGCGGAGAAGTCTTTATACTTAAAACAGGCCAGCAATGGACCTTTTGTAAGAATGGCAGTGTTGTACAAACTCTTATCATCGTAG
- the gnd gene encoding phosphogluconate dehydrogenase (NAD(+)-dependent, decarboxylating), with the protein MKVLVVGLGRMGGGIAKRLKSNGVQVFGYARHSRIEDIPRLKDLSEVESLLSEEDLIWLMVPHEAVDEVLDHLMPYLKAGQIVVDGGNSFYRDSQRRYHKLKERGVYFLDVGVSGGVYGEEKGYCLMIGGDEEAFNRARDVFRVLSYGGVGYAYLGPSGAGHFAKMVHNGIEYAMMQAIGEGFELLKESEFNYDLEKVAWIYNQGSVIRSWLMELTQKVFEDFGNLENVKAYVEDTGEGRWTVLEAIRLSVPVPTIADALFMRFRSRQENSFRDRLLAALRYEFGRHEVKKSGDEGT; encoded by the coding sequence ATGAAGGTTTTGGTTGTAGGCCTTGGCAGGATGGGGGGTGGGATAGCGAAGAGGCTAAAGTCCAACGGTGTCCAAGTCTTTGGTTATGCAAGACATTCACGGATTGAAGACATTCCAAGGTTAAAGGATCTGTCTGAGGTGGAAAGCTTGCTCTCTGAAGAAGACCTTATCTGGCTTATGGTACCGCATGAAGCTGTAGATGAGGTTCTAGACCATCTGATGCCATATCTCAAGGCAGGGCAGATAGTAGTGGATGGTGGAAACTCCTTCTACAGAGATTCTCAGAGAAGATACCATAAGCTTAAAGAGAGGGGTGTTTACTTCTTAGACGTGGGGGTTAGTGGAGGAGTGTATGGAGAAGAAAAAGGCTACTGTTTGATGATAGGCGGTGATGAAGAGGCCTTTAACAGAGCTAGGGATGTGTTTAGAGTCCTTTCCTACGGTGGTGTAGGTTACGCGTACCTTGGACCATCAGGTGCTGGACACTTTGCCAAGATGGTACACAACGGCATAGAGTATGCCATGATGCAAGCTATAGGAGAGGGCTTTGAGCTCTTGAAGGAGAGTGAGTTTAATTACGACCTTGAGAAGGTAGCGTGGATCTACAACCAAGGGAGCGTCATAAGGTCCTGGCTTATGGAGCTAACCCAGAAGGTCTTTGAAGACTTTGGAAACTTAGAAAACGTAAAAGCTTACGTGGAAGATACAGGTGAAGGAAGGTGGACAGTGCTTGAGGCCATAAGGCTTTCTGTTCCTGTTCCTACCATAGCCGATGCTCTGTTCATGAGGTTCCGTTCAAGACAAGAAAACTCCTTCAGGGATAGGCTTCTTGCTGCGCTAAGGTACGAGTTTGGTAGACACGAGGTAAAGAAAAGTGGAGACGAGGGGACTTGA
- a CDS encoding DHA2 family efflux MFS transporter permease subunit, translating to MVWFYTFLVVLGTFLAVLGITSTNVAIPKMIAPLETDVYGIEWVSISYIVATAITILVFNYVTSRIGLKKTYILGLFLFSLGSALSGQAANLEQMIAFRFLQGIGEGLLIPSSQSILFNLFPPEKRGTAMGFYAMAVAFAPGLGPTVGGYMVEYFSWRWIFYMNVPIVLLLIPIAYFMLPDIGAKVHVRFNPISFIFLAGFSVAFVVFLSKGESWGWFYSFKTFWAFSLALLCLMLFALSELTSENKLIDYSLFKHLDYVYAFITFIVIYGFVFFQTIYLLPIYLENLKGVPTFQAGITFLGFALMLGLFALVGGRLSDRVDSKFLLLISQTTLFIVLFFFLSHVDYYTPKWKVFVYMSFVGFAMGFFFAPLTALAFKSLAPHQIPAGSALYNYARLMGASLATSIGTYIYETRRAFHFDQIDAVKNSVSTYGYLDTIVSLSDLEPMRYRIVLAKFQEVVSGTYAIQDALRIASLIALSSIFITLFFLLLGRRNRTV from the coding sequence ATGGTTTGGTTTTATACCTTCCTTGTGGTGCTTGGCACATTCCTGGCGGTTCTTGGCATAACGAGTACCAACGTAGCCATACCAAAGATGATAGCCCCCCTAGAGACGGATGTCTACGGTATAGAGTGGGTTTCCATAAGCTACATAGTGGCCACAGCCATAACCATACTAGTCTTTAACTACGTGACATCCCGCATAGGACTGAAAAAGACGTATATACTGGGGCTTTTTCTCTTCAGCTTGGGCAGTGCTCTCTCTGGACAGGCGGCCAACTTAGAGCAGATGATAGCCTTTAGGTTCTTGCAGGGTATAGGAGAGGGACTTCTCATCCCATCTTCTCAATCTATACTCTTCAACCTCTTTCCACCCGAGAAGAGAGGCACAGCGATGGGCTTCTACGCCATGGCCGTAGCCTTCGCGCCGGGTCTTGGACCTACCGTAGGTGGATACATGGTGGAATACTTCTCCTGGAGATGGATATTCTACATGAACGTACCCATAGTCCTCCTACTTATACCCATAGCCTATTTTATGCTTCCCGATATAGGTGCAAAAGTACACGTTAGGTTTAATCCCATAAGCTTTATCTTCCTAGCAGGTTTCTCCGTTGCTTTTGTTGTCTTTCTGTCTAAGGGTGAGAGCTGGGGATGGTTTTATTCCTTCAAAACCTTTTGGGCCTTCAGCCTTGCCCTTCTGTGCTTGATGCTCTTTGCCTTGAGTGAGCTCACTTCTGAGAACAAGTTGATAGATTACAGCCTTTTTAAGCATCTGGATTACGTCTACGCCTTTATAACCTTTATAGTTATATACGGCTTTGTTTTCTTCCAGACCATCTACCTGCTTCCTATCTACCTTGAGAATCTAAAGGGTGTGCCTACCTTTCAAGCTGGTATTACCTTCTTAGGTTTTGCCCTCATGCTCGGCTTGTTTGCATTGGTAGGTGGTAGGCTTAGCGACAGAGTAGACTCCAAGTTTTTACTTCTAATCTCACAGACTACACTTTTTATAGTGCTGTTTTTCTTTCTCTCGCATGTGGATTATTACACGCCCAAATGGAAGGTGTTTGTCTACATGAGCTTTGTAGGCTTTGCTATGGGATTCTTCTTTGCCCCTCTTACAGCCTTAGCCTTTAAGAGTTTGGCACCCCACCAGATACCAGCGGGCAGCGCTCTGTATAACTACGCCAGGCTCATGGGAGCCTCCCTAGCCACATCCATAGGAACCTACATATACGAAACACGTAGAGCCTTCCACTTTGACCAGATAGACGCCGTCAAAAACTCTGTATCGACCTACGGCTACTTGGACACAATAGTATCACTATCTGACTTAGAACCCATGAGGTATAGGATAGTTTTGGCCAAGTTCCAAGAGGTAGTCTCGGGAACTTATGCCATACAAGATGCCCTGAGAATAGCTTCTTTGATAGCTTTGTCAAGCATATTCATAACCCTTTTCTTCCTACTGCTTGGCAGACGAAACCGTACCGTATAA
- the dnaK gene encoding molecular chaperone DnaK: MAEKILGIDLGTTNSVVAVIIGGEPVVIPNQEGSRLTPSVVSWTKEKEILVGDPAKRRAILDPENTVYESKRFIGRKFEEVKDEATRVSYKVQADEKGDAAFYIPNLGRLVRPEEVGAHVLKKLKEAAEAYLGEKVTKAVITVPAYFNERQRQATKDAGKIAGLEVVRILNEPTAAALAYGLDKKSDVRILVYDFGGGTFDVSILEGGEGVIEVKATAGDTHLGGANIDERIMEWLIEEFKKETGVDLRKDRTALQRLKEASEQAKKELSFKMETEINLPFITIDPNTNQPLHLQKKLTRARLEEMIKDLVDRTMEIVKKALQDAKLSPQDIDEVVLVGGSTRIPLVQQKIREFFGKEPHKGVNPDEVVAVGAAIQAGVLAGEVKEILLVDVIPLSLGVETYGGVMTVLIPRNTPIPYKKCEIFTTAADYQTEVEIHVLQGERPLAKDNKSLGKFYLTGIPPAPRGVPKIEVCFDVDADGILHVTAKDLATGKEQSIRIQPSSGLTQEEIERMIKEAQMYEEEDRKKKELIEAKNQLDHHVYNLEKVLKENREKLPSDLVQEAERVVEEAKKVITSSQDIQEVREAIEKVLNVAGKVGSHMYQSSQKGSDEGIEGKPL, from the coding sequence ATGGCGGAGAAAATACTGGGTATAGACCTTGGTACAACAAACTCTGTTGTGGCAGTTATAATAGGTGGTGAGCCTGTTGTCATACCCAACCAGGAGGGTTCAAGGCTTACACCTTCTGTAGTGTCCTGGACCAAGGAAAAAGAGATACTCGTAGGTGACCCGGCAAAGAGAAGGGCTATACTAGACCCTGAAAACACGGTGTATGAATCCAAGAGGTTCATAGGTAGGAAGTTTGAAGAGGTCAAAGATGAGGCTACAAGAGTGTCCTACAAGGTCCAGGCAGACGAGAAGGGTGACGCAGCCTTTTATATACCCAACCTAGGCAGGTTGGTACGTCCTGAAGAGGTAGGAGCTCACGTTCTTAAAAAGCTAAAAGAAGCTGCAGAAGCTTACCTGGGTGAAAAGGTTACCAAGGCTGTCATAACTGTCCCGGCTTACTTCAACGAAAGGCAAAGACAAGCTACAAAAGACGCAGGAAAGATAGCTGGTCTGGAAGTGGTAAGGATCCTGAACGAGCCTACTGCTGCAGCATTGGCTTACGGCCTTGACAAGAAGAGCGATGTAAGGATATTGGTTTACGACTTTGGTGGCGGTACCTTTGATGTTTCCATACTTGAGGGTGGAGAAGGAGTCATAGAGGTAAAGGCTACGGCAGGAGACACACACCTAGGTGGTGCCAACATAGACGAGAGGATAATGGAGTGGCTCATAGAGGAGTTTAAGAAGGAGACGGGTGTAGACCTAAGGAAGGACAGGACAGCTCTACAAAGACTAAAAGAAGCATCAGAACAAGCCAAGAAGGAGCTTTCCTTCAAGATGGAAACTGAGATAAACCTTCCCTTCATCACCATAGACCCCAACACCAATCAACCTCTACACCTCCAAAAGAAACTGACCAGAGCAAGGCTTGAGGAGATGATAAAGGATCTGGTAGACAGGACTATGGAGATAGTCAAAAAAGCCCTGCAGGATGCAAAGCTAAGCCCTCAGGACATAGACGAAGTGGTTCTGGTAGGCGGATCCACTAGAATACCCCTAGTACAACAGAAGATAAGGGAGTTCTTTGGCAAGGAGCCTCACAAAGGTGTAAACCCCGACGAAGTTGTGGCGGTAGGTGCTGCAATACAGGCTGGCGTACTGGCGGGAGAGGTCAAGGAAATACTCCTCGTGGACGTTATACCCCTCTCGCTAGGTGTAGAAACCTACGGTGGTGTAATGACGGTGCTTATTCCTAGGAACACACCCATACCCTACAAGAAGTGTGAAATATTCACCACTGCAGCAGACTACCAAACGGAAGTGGAAATACACGTGCTACAAGGTGAAAGGCCCTTAGCAAAAGACAACAAGTCTCTTGGTAAGTTCTATCTAACAGGTATACCACCTGCTCCGAGAGGTGTTCCAAAGATAGAGGTATGTTTTGACGTAGACGCAGACGGAATACTCCACGTGACGGCAAAAGATCTCGCAACAGGTAAGGAACAGTCCATAAGGATACAGCCTTCCTCGGGACTCACGCAAGAAGAGATAGAGAGGATGATAAAGGAAGCCCAAATGTACGAAGAAGAGGACAGGAAGAAGAAGGAACTCATAGAAGCCAAGAACCAGCTCGACCACCACGTGTACAATCTAGAGAAGGTGCTCAAAGAAAACAGAGAAAAGCTTCCAAGCGACCTGGTACAAGAAGCAGAAAGGGTAGTGGAAGAAGCTAAGAAGGTTATAACCTCCTCACAGGACATACAAGAAGTAAGGGAAGCCATAGAGAAAGTCCTCAACGTAGCCGGAAAGGTAGGTTCTCACATGTACCAATCCTCACAGAAGGGATCAGATGAAGGTATAGAGGGTAAACCCCTGTAA
- a CDS encoding roadblock/LC7 domain-containing protein: MELDIVEYDVDENLKKELYSTIKDLAGKTQAQLVLIVDDAGRTIAVHFQGDKTQEEKAEFISALISGVFGAACEMSKLLELEDPDLLEFEAKKMNVVIKSIKPRFLLCLMVSKNRSLGAVRLFLKEASQEIEELMQKAERTPRRVVKMDLQSLEEKLKKIIEL, encoded by the coding sequence ATGGAGCTTGACATCGTTGAGTACGACGTTGACGAAAACCTTAAGAAAGAGCTCTACTCTACCATAAAAGATCTCGCCGGGAAGACTCAGGCACAACTAGTTCTTATCGTGGATGATGCAGGAAGGACTATAGCTGTACACTTCCAGGGAGATAAAACCCAGGAAGAAAAGGCTGAATTTATATCAGCCCTGATAAGCGGTGTTTTTGGTGCTGCTTGCGAGATGTCTAAACTCCTGGAGCTTGAGGATCCAGATTTGCTGGAGTTTGAAGCCAAGAAGATGAACGTGGTAATCAAATCCATAAAGCCTAGATTCCTGCTTTGCCTTATGGTAAGTAAGAACAGATCTTTGGGAGCCGTAAGGCTCTTTTTGAAGGAGGCTTCCCAAGAGATAGAAGAACTAATGCAGAAGGCAGAGCGTACACCCAGAAGGGTGGTAAAGATGGACCTACAGAGCCTTGAAGAAAAGTTAAAGAAGATTATAGAGCTCTAG